Within the Myxococcota bacterium genome, the region CGTCGGCCAGGCGGCGCGCCTCGGCGGTGAAGCGCATGAAGTAGTGGATCGTGCCGTTCAGCGCGAAGCCGAGCACGATCGGCGGGACGATCGCGGTCGCGAGCGACAGCGGCGCGTTCACCGCGCCGAAGAAGCCGAAGCAGAACGCGAGCGCGACCGCGCTGGGCGCCAGCGCGCGCAGGCCCGCCCACGGCGACAGGAACAAGAGCGACAGGATCGCGTAGGCGACGATCAGCGCGAACACCAGGCTCTCGAGCTGCGCCTCGACCATGGCGTCGGTGAGCCGCTGGAAGGCGATCGCCTGACCGGTGACCCGGCCGCGCAACGGCGCCGGCAGCTCCGCCAGGTGCGACTCGATGCGCGCCGCGAGCGCGCGGATGTCGCCCGTGGACACCGAGCGCGTGTAGACCACCAGGTTGGCGCGCTGCAGCGCGCCGTCGACCAGTGAGTCGCGCTCGTCGCCGCGTCCCAGCGCGAGCAGCTCGGCGGTCAGGCTGGCCGTGCCGGGCAGCGCGAGCGCGGGCGGCCCGCCTTCGGACAGCGCGCCGTTCCACACCTTGAGCCAGTCGGCGAGCGAGGTCGCGCCGCCGACGTCGGGCTGTGACTCGAGCCAGTCCTCGAGCCGCTCGAGCTCGCGCACGTTGGCGGGCACGGTGAACGTGTCGGGGGCGTCGCCCTCGACCACCACGCGCAGCGAGGTCGCGCCGTCGAGGCGCCGGTTCAGCGCGTCGAAGTCCTGGCGGAACGAGTCACCGCGTGGGAAGGCGTGCGGCAGGTCGGTCGAGGTGCGCACGCGCACCGCGGCCAGCGCGGAGACGGCGAACAGCCCGATGAAGGCCGCGATCAACGGGTGCCGCCAGCGCATGACCACGTGCGCCACGCGCGCGGCGAAGCGCGCATAGCGGTCGGGGGGCACGGGCGCCGGCCCGCGTCTGAAGCCGCTCGGCCGCCCGAACGCGAGCAGCATGGCGGGAGTCACCGTGACCGAGGCCGCGAACGCGACCAGCGTGCCGGCCAGCGCGAACGCCGCGAACTCGCGCAGCGCGCTCACGGGCGTCAGCACCGCGGCGAGCAGGCTGGCCGCCGTGGTCAGCGCGGCCAGCAGCATCGGCATGCCCACGCGCCGCAGCGCGCGCACCATGCTGTCGGCGGTGGGCCGCTCCGGCCACTCGCGGATCTCGTCGTAGTAGGCCGCGATCACGTGCACCGGGTAGATCAGTGACAGGATCACCAGCACCAGCGGCAATCCCACGGTCGCGCTGTTCAGCGGCCGGCCCAGGGCGCCCAGCAGCGCGAAGGTCCAGAGCTGCGCGAGCGCCACGGTCACGAGCGGCAGCAGCATGCCGCGCGCGGTCTTGAAGGCGAAGGTGAGCGCCGCGCACACGCACAGGAGGGCGAGCGGCAGGCGTCCGCGCAGGGCGCCCGCAGTCATTTCGGCCGCGGCGCGCTTGAGCCGCGGGGGCCCCGTGATCTGCACCTCGACGCCCCGCGCCTCGCGGTGCGCGATGTCCATGATCTCGAGGTCGAGCGCGCGCCGCATGAGCACGCGGTCGGACACGTCGGCCAGCTCGACCACGATCGCGGCGAGCCGTCCGTCGCGTGACACCAGCCGGCCCGCGAGCAGCGGGTTGGCGAGCGCCGCGCGCCGCAGCGCCATGCGGTCGGCCTGACCGTCGGGCACGCGCACCAAGAGCGGCGACAGGCGGATGTCGTCGGCGTCGCCGTGGGGCACCGCGACCGTGGCCAGCGAGCTCACGTGGTGCACGCCCGGCAGCTCGCTCACGCGCTGCGAGATGCGCAGGAGCGAAGTCAGCGGCTCGGCACGGAACACGTCGTCGGCCAGCAGGCCCACGATCAGGGTCTCGTCGCTGCCGAACAGCTTGCGAGTCAGTCGATAGAACTCACCGGCGTCGTCGTGCCGCGCCATCAGCCGGTCGGCCGACGGATCGAAGTCGACGCGCCACTGACCCGCGCGGAAGTCGTACACACCCGGAGCGGCGGCCGCCGAAAACAGCAGCGCCAGCGCCAGCACGGCCCAGGGGTGGGCCGCCATGAAGCGGAGGGCACGGGCC harbors:
- a CDS encoding MMPL family transporter; translation: MARALRFMAAHPWAVLALALLFSAAAAPGVYDFRAGQWRVDFDPSADRLMARHDDAGEFYRLTRKLFGSDETLIVGLLADDVFRAEPLTSLLRISQRVSELPGVHHVSSLATVAVPHGDADDIRLSPLLVRVPDGQADRMALRRAALANPLLAGRLVSRDGRLAAIVVELADVSDRVLMRRALDLEIMDIAHREARGVEVQITGPPRLKRAAAEMTAGALRGRLPLALLCVCAALTFAFKTARGMLLPLVTVALAQLWTFALLGALGRPLNSATVGLPLVLVILSLIYPVHVIAAYYDEIREWPERPTADSMVRALRRVGMPMLLAALTTAASLLAAVLTPVSALREFAAFALAGTLVAFAASVTVTPAMLLAFGRPSGFRRGPAPVPPDRYARFAARVAHVVMRWRHPLIAAFIGLFAVSALAAVRVRTSTDLPHAFPRGDSFRQDFDALNRRLDGATSLRVVVEGDAPDTFTVPANVRELERLEDWLESQPDVGGATSLADWLKVWNGALSEGGPPALALPGTASLTAELLALGRGDERDSLVDGALQRANLVVYTRSVSTGDIRALAARIESHLAELPAPLRGRVTGQAIAFQRLTDAMVEAQLESLVFALIVAYAILSLLFLSPWAGLRALAPSAVALAFCFGFFGAVNAPLSLATAIVPPIVLGFALNGTIHYFMRFTAEARRLADEEAAAARALVGAGRPVTFATHALMLGFLVLATGPIGELRWLGVTAALSLGVAWLCAFVLAPALCADLHFVTLWDTLSLDLGATPQRSIPLLRDLTAAQCRIVGQHGTQRRVPAGQPLLRSGDEGREMFLVIDGVLQASIETPHGREVLNRFARGDLVGEVSYYTRKHSAEIEVLERARLLRLSERGLAQLERRAPKISAVLYRNLARILASRVAETTTRIQ